The following proteins come from a genomic window of Legionella cherrii:
- a CDS encoding S8 family serine peptidase yields MFKSGILGLGLLSIAHGVFAAPEQNAVRVIIKYKEQITSVSSLKSQIKQVTQLPVKEFNPMANGAFLLILDTTNSPLAKGNDQDETSSILERLRKNPQVLYAVKDRISYFKPVPDPEILGTGDLLSHESQWDEFTRPAGIMLESKPGFRDGAWAYTTGLSKKPIVVAVLDTGIALNDSLINNLVKDSVGNLWGWNFAGNNNNLIDETRSYHGTHVAGTIAGYGSIMSGMGEDLKILPLKIPAANGMFYESSVINAIYWAVGGEVPGVPTNIHPAKILNMSFGVDRGPKDEIDYCDQALQEAVFFARKKGAVLAVAAGNDNVWEHFNAPAICNGTIKVASTGPEGLRSYFSNYGPSVTLAAPGGDKRYGIWGGILSTVNPGGGYNGSGFDFYQGTSMATPHVAGVAGLILAASEKGLSPEQVEQLLYTTTHDFGVSTDPNKSCVGKKPCGHGILDAENAVKAAAAGYDLIFSAPKAEHLAMKDCGKNALTPSKKRIVSGDGVWIQNHTNCDIAESFQKPYIEQDKNGNIIAYYGSVSYRLDQSAYKSCHVIGYDGVGCYL; encoded by the coding sequence ATGTTTAAATCAGGGATTTTAGGTCTAGGTCTTTTATCAATAGCTCATGGCGTTTTCGCTGCACCGGAGCAAAATGCAGTTCGAGTAATTATCAAATATAAAGAACAAATAACCAGCGTTTCTTCTTTAAAGTCACAGATAAAACAAGTAACCCAACTGCCTGTAAAAGAATTTAATCCTATGGCGAATGGTGCTTTTTTATTGATTTTAGACACCACAAACAGTCCTTTGGCTAAAGGAAACGATCAGGATGAAACTTCTTCGATTTTGGAGCGTTTGCGTAAAAACCCTCAAGTTTTATATGCGGTTAAAGACAGAATAAGTTACTTTAAACCGGTTCCTGATCCTGAAATTCTAGGCACTGGAGATTTATTATCTCATGAAAGCCAATGGGATGAGTTTACTCGTCCTGCCGGAATTATGTTGGAATCGAAACCTGGATTTAGAGATGGTGCTTGGGCCTATACGACAGGGCTTTCTAAAAAGCCAATAGTAGTTGCCGTCCTCGATACGGGAATTGCTTTAAATGATAGTCTGATCAACAACTTGGTCAAGGACAGTGTCGGTAATTTATGGGGTTGGAATTTTGCAGGAAATAATAATAACTTGATCGATGAAACCCGCTCTTATCATGGTACTCATGTTGCAGGAACCATTGCAGGCTATGGGAGTATCATGAGCGGTATGGGTGAGGATTTAAAAATTCTTCCTTTGAAAATCCCTGCTGCTAATGGCATGTTTTATGAAAGTTCAGTGATTAACGCGATTTATTGGGCTGTAGGTGGCGAGGTTCCTGGAGTTCCGACTAATATTCATCCAGCAAAGATATTGAATATGAGCTTTGGTGTGGATAGAGGCCCTAAAGACGAAATTGATTATTGTGACCAAGCCTTACAAGAAGCAGTCTTTTTTGCACGCAAGAAGGGTGCGGTATTGGCTGTTGCAGCGGGAAATGACAATGTTTGGGAGCATTTTAATGCGCCGGCAATTTGTAATGGAACCATTAAAGTCGCTTCTACCGGCCCTGAAGGCCTTAGATCCTATTTTTCCAACTATGGTCCAAGTGTCACCTTAGCTGCTCCAGGCGGAGACAAGCGTTATGGCATTTGGGGAGGAATTTTATCTACAGTGAACCCAGGTGGTGGTTATAATGGATCAGGGTTTGATTTTTATCAAGGAACGAGCATGGCTACGCCACATGTCGCTGGTGTTGCTGGATTGATTTTAGCTGCGAGTGAAAAGGGACTGAGCCCAGAACAAGTGGAACAACTACTGTATACCACAACCCATGATTTTGGGGTAAGTACTGACCCCAATAAATCGTGTGTGGGTAAAAAGCCTTGCGGACATGGCATTCTAGATGCTGAAAATGCAGTTAAAGCAGCTGCGGCAGGTTATGATCTTATCTTTTCTGCTCCTAAAGCAGAGCATTTAGCAATGAAGGATTGTGGAAAGAACGCCTTAACTCCTAGCAAAAAGCGCATTGTTTCAGGAGATGGGGTTTGGATACAAAATCATACGAATTGTGATATTGCGGAGAGTTTCCAAAAGCCTTATATAGAACAAGATAAAAACGGAAACATTATTGCTTATTATGGTTCTGTAAGTTATCGATTGGATCAAAGTGCTTACAAGTCATGCCATGTGATCGGTTATGATGGGGTGGGTTGTTATTTATAA
- a CDS encoding NUDIX domain-containing protein, which yields MGLRSLFFKSATRLIRKLQSWFGFITLGSRAIILNRDHQILLVKHTYQPHWYLPGGGVKRGESAQEALIRELKEEVGIIPTEEPQLFGIYFHTYMGVNDYPVIFIVNNFTSVNANSHEIEQMAWYDYDHLPEMVSPGTKRRLDEYFAKNARCDRW from the coding sequence ATGGGCTTGCGATCGCTTTTTTTTAAATCAGCCACACGCTTGATAAGAAAATTACAATCATGGTTTGGCTTCATAACCCTTGGTTCGCGGGCTATTATTTTAAATCGTGATCATCAGATCCTTTTAGTAAAACACACCTATCAACCGCATTGGTATTTACCTGGTGGTGGCGTCAAAAGAGGCGAGTCGGCTCAAGAAGCTCTAATACGTGAATTAAAAGAAGAAGTCGGAATAATTCCTACCGAGGAACCGCAATTATTTGGTATTTATTTCCATACGTACATGGGGGTCAACGACTATCCGGTCATCTTTATCGTTAATAACTTTACCTCTGTAAACGCCAATTCTCACGAAATTGAACAGATGGCATGGTATGATTACGACCATTTACCTGAGATGGTAAGCCCAGGAACGAAACGTAGGCTTGATGAATATTTTGCTAAAAACGCACGTTGCGACAGGTGGTGA
- the ahcY gene encoding adenosylhomocysteinase, with protein MELANKAGAGSTMVNDYKVADMSLASWGRKEIAIAETEMPGLMALREEFAAKMPLKGARIAGCLHMTIQTAVLIETLIALGAEVRWSSCNIFSTQDHAAAAIAAKGIPVFAWKGETEEEYWWCVEQTLAGPNHWTPNLLLDDGGDLTQIVHQKFPQLLSGIKGVSEETTTGVARLYEMARNGTLKIPAINVNDSVTKSKFDNMYGCRESLLDGIKRATDVMIAGKVALILGYGDVGKGCAQALRGQGAIVLIAEIDPICALQAAMEGYRVVTLDDVAEQVDIVVTATGNYHVVTHEHMKRMRNQAILCNIGHFDSEIDVQSLKKYQWENIKPQVDHVIFPDGKRLIVLAEGRLVNLGCATGHPSFVMSASFSNQILAQIELFKNAAQYGRDVYVLPKLLDEKVARLHLGRIGAKLTQLTREQADYLGVAIDGPYKPEQYRY; from the coding sequence ATGGAATTAGCCAATAAAGCAGGAGCAGGAAGCACTATGGTAAACGATTATAAAGTAGCAGATATGTCGCTGGCTTCTTGGGGGCGTAAGGAAATAGCGATTGCTGAAACTGAAATGCCCGGATTAATGGCTTTGCGTGAGGAATTTGCTGCAAAAATGCCTTTGAAAGGCGCCCGTATAGCAGGTTGTTTGCATATGACAATTCAAACAGCCGTACTGATCGAAACATTAATTGCTTTAGGTGCTGAGGTTCGTTGGTCGTCTTGTAATATATTTTCTACTCAAGATCATGCTGCCGCAGCTATAGCAGCCAAGGGTATCCCGGTCTTTGCTTGGAAAGGTGAAACTGAGGAAGAGTATTGGTGGTGTGTTGAGCAAACTCTTGCTGGGCCGAATCATTGGACTCCTAATTTATTGCTGGATGATGGGGGTGATTTGACTCAAATCGTACACCAAAAATTTCCGCAGTTATTATCGGGAATTAAAGGAGTTTCTGAAGAAACAACCACTGGTGTCGCCCGATTGTATGAAATGGCCAGAAACGGTACCTTAAAAATTCCTGCAATTAATGTGAATGATTCAGTTACCAAATCCAAATTTGATAACATGTACGGTTGTCGTGAATCTTTATTGGATGGAATAAAGCGAGCCACTGATGTGATGATTGCCGGCAAGGTTGCTCTAATTTTAGGTTATGGAGATGTAGGTAAGGGTTGTGCGCAGGCATTACGTGGCCAGGGTGCGATTGTTTTAATCGCCGAAATTGATCCTATTTGTGCGCTTCAAGCGGCAATGGAAGGGTATCGCGTTGTGACTCTGGATGATGTTGCCGAGCAGGTAGATATCGTTGTTACCGCTACCGGTAATTACCATGTGGTGACTCATGAGCATATGAAGCGGATGCGTAATCAGGCTATTTTATGCAACATCGGTCATTTTGATTCTGAAATTGATGTTCAGAGTTTAAAGAAATACCAATGGGAAAATATTAAACCACAGGTTGATCATGTAATATTTCCTGACGGTAAGCGATTAATTGTTTTGGCTGAGGGACGCTTGGTTAATTTAGGATGTGCTACAGGTCATCCAAGCTTTGTGATGTCGGCCTCTTTTTCCAACCAAATTTTGGCGCAAATCGAATTATTTAAAAATGCGGCTCAATATGGCCGAGATGTTTATGTCCTTCCCAAATTATTAGATGAAAAAGTAGCTCGTTTGCATTTGGGAAGAATCGGAGCAAAATTGACTCAACTCACTAGGGAACAAGCAGACTATCTAGGTGTGGCGATTGATGGTCCTTATAAACCTGAGCAATATCGATATTAG
- the metK gene encoding methionine adenosyltransferase has translation MNDSHVFTSESVSEGHPDKIADQISDAILDAILMQDPAARVACEVFVKTGMVLVGGEITTKAWVDVEAVTRQVVKDIGYNSSQMGFDWESCAVLSAIGKQSPDIAQGVDNKETRILGAGDQGLMFGYASRETDVYMPAPIAYAHRLMEKQAHLRKSGALPWLRPDAKCQLTLKYERGIPVEVDTVVFSTQHAAEIGYSDLIEAVREEIIKTTLPAEWLTHKTRYFINPTGRFVIGGPLGDCGLTGRKIIVDTYGGMARHGGGCFSGKDPSKVDRSAAYAARHVAKNIVAAGLADKCELQISYAIGVAEPTSIFVETFGTGRLKDSEIIELIHTHFDLTPQGIIEHHDLLRPIYKQTATYGHYGRENFPWERLDKVTELRKAL, from the coding sequence ATGAATGACAGTCACGTTTTTACTTCAGAGTCAGTTTCTGAAGGGCATCCTGACAAAATCGCGGATCAGATTTCTGATGCAATTCTAGATGCTATTTTAATGCAAGACCCCGCTGCGCGTGTCGCTTGTGAGGTGTTCGTTAAAACAGGAATGGTGTTAGTTGGTGGAGAAATTACTACCAAAGCTTGGGTGGACGTGGAAGCAGTAACGCGGCAAGTAGTCAAAGACATAGGTTATAACAGCTCACAAATGGGGTTTGACTGGGAATCTTGTGCCGTACTTTCTGCTATAGGTAAACAATCTCCTGATATTGCCCAGGGTGTGGATAATAAAGAAACACGAATTCTTGGCGCTGGGGATCAAGGTTTAATGTTTGGTTATGCCAGTCGTGAAACTGATGTCTACATGCCTGCTCCTATTGCTTACGCACATCGTTTGATGGAAAAACAAGCTCATTTACGTAAATCAGGCGCATTACCCTGGTTACGGCCTGATGCGAAATGTCAATTAACTTTAAAATATGAAAGGGGAATACCTGTTGAAGTGGATACGGTAGTATTTTCCACACAACATGCGGCTGAAATTGGATACAGTGATTTAATCGAGGCGGTACGAGAGGAAATTATTAAAACAACGTTACCCGCCGAATGGTTAACTCATAAGACCCGCTATTTTATCAACCCAACAGGCCGTTTTGTTATAGGTGGTCCTTTGGGAGACTGTGGACTTACTGGCCGCAAAATCATTGTAGATACGTATGGCGGTATGGCGCGACATGGAGGCGGATGTTTTTCGGGTAAGGATCCTTCTAAAGTCGACCGATCTGCAGCTTATGCAGCACGACATGTGGCAAAAAACATCGTTGCAGCAGGATTGGCTGATAAGTGCGAGTTACAGATTTCTTATGCAATTGGTGTGGCTGAACCTACCTCTATTTTTGTTGAAACTTTTGGTACAGGTCGTTTAAAAGACAGTGAAATCATTGAATTAATACATACCCATTTTGATTTAACGCCACAAGGCATTATTGAACATCACGATTTACTTCGCCCAATCTACAAACAAACCGCAACTTACGGCCATTATGGACGTGAAAATTTTCCATGGGAACGATTGGATAAAGTGACGGAGTTACGTAAAGCCCTATAA
- the carA gene encoding glutamine-hydrolyzing carbamoyl-phosphate synthase small subunit: MMNQPAILVLADGTIYEGISIGATGDSVGELVFNTSLTGYQEMLTDPSYARQIITLTTAHVGNTGCTHEDMESNKIWAAGLVIRNSSIIHSNYRAELSLPDWLKKNNVVAIAGIDTRDLTLRLREHGAVGACISTHVENPELVLAKARSFAGLQGVDLALEVSRKTIERWHEGQGEWGKGSQPQQFHVVAYDFGVKHNILRILHDKGCHLTLVPAKTPAAEVLAMNPDGVFLSNGPGDPQACDYAIRATQEFLARDIPLFGICLGFQILALACGGVTKKMKFGHHGANHPVIETEGQKRVFITSQNHGFAVDEESLPDCLAITHRSLFDNTLQGIKHKEKPAFGFQGHPEASPGPHDIEIIFNEFIQLMK, encoded by the coding sequence ATGATGAACCAACCAGCAATTTTAGTGTTAGCCGATGGCACCATTTACGAAGGAATTTCGATAGGAGCAACAGGCGATTCTGTCGGAGAGTTGGTTTTTAATACGTCTCTAACCGGTTATCAGGAAATGCTTACGGATCCTTCCTATGCACGCCAAATCATTACTTTGACTACAGCCCATGTAGGCAATACAGGATGCACTCATGAGGATATGGAATCTAATAAAATTTGGGCTGCGGGCTTGGTGATTCGTAATTCGTCTATAATCCATAGTAACTATCGTGCCGAACTATCTCTTCCTGATTGGCTCAAAAAAAATAATGTAGTTGCCATTGCAGGCATCGATACTCGCGATTTGACTCTTCGTTTACGAGAGCATGGTGCGGTCGGTGCATGCATCAGTACTCATGTAGAAAATCCCGAGTTGGTCTTGGCAAAAGCACGTTCCTTCGCTGGTCTACAGGGAGTTGATTTGGCTTTAGAAGTTTCTAGAAAAACCATAGAGCGCTGGCATGAGGGACAAGGCGAATGGGGTAAAGGCTCTCAGCCTCAACAATTCCACGTGGTTGCTTATGATTTTGGAGTAAAGCACAATATTTTACGTATTTTGCATGACAAAGGGTGTCATTTAACTTTAGTTCCAGCAAAAACCCCTGCCGCAGAAGTTTTAGCAATGAATCCTGATGGGGTATTTTTATCAAATGGCCCAGGAGATCCACAAGCTTGTGATTATGCCATTCGTGCAACTCAAGAATTTTTGGCTCGTGATATTCCTTTATTTGGCATTTGCTTGGGTTTTCAGATTTTGGCTTTAGCCTGTGGGGGAGTGACAAAAAAAATGAAATTTGGTCATCACGGAGCAAATCATCCTGTCATTGAAACTGAAGGGCAAAAACGTGTTTTTATAACCAGCCAAAACCATGGATTTGCAGTGGATGAAGAGAGTTTGCCTGACTGCCTCGCGATTACGCATCGTTCGTTATTTGATAATACCCTGCAAGGTATCAAACATAAGGAAAAGCCAGCATTCGGCTTTCAAGGACATCCTGAGGCCAGCCCTGGACCCCATGATATAGAAATAATATTTAATGAATTTATACAGTTGATGAAATAG
- the dnaK gene encoding molecular chaperone DnaK: MAKIIGIDLGTTNSCVAVMEGDKPKVIENSEGHRTTPSIVAYTDDGEVLVGQSAKRQAVTNPDNTLFAIKRLIGRRFEDAVVQKDIKMVPYKIIKADNGDAWVRVKSQDKAPPQISAEVLRKMKKTAEDYLGEEVKEAVITVPAYFNDSQRQATKDAGRIAGLEVKRIINEPTAAALAYGMDKKRGDSIIAVYDLGGGTFDISIIEIAEVDGEHQFEVLATNGDTFLGGEDFDLALIDYLASEFKKDTGIDLHNDPLALQRLKDAAEKAKIELSSAQQTDVNLPYITADATGPKHLNIKLTRAKLESLVEKLVERTVEPCKIALKDAGLNVSQINEVILVGGQTRMPLVQKTVEEFFGKEPRKDVNPDEAVAVGAAIQAAVLSGEVKDILLLDVTPLSLGIETMGGVMTKLIEKNTTIPTKANQVFSTADDNQTAVTVHVLQGEREQASANKSLGRFDLGDIPPAPRGVPQIEVTFDIDANGILNVSAKDKATGKAQSIVIKASSGLSDEEVEAMIKDAKSHAEEDKKFKEMAELRNQADSLIHSCEKSMKDLAAELSEDEKQGIEKAIAELKEAIQGSDKPQIEDKLKVLSDASAKMAERVYAKKASEGQAGQGQAQQEQASAQESTKADEGVVDAEFEEVKDDKK; encoded by the coding sequence ATGGCTAAAATTATAGGAATCGACTTAGGTACCACCAACTCATGTGTTGCGGTAATGGAAGGTGATAAACCTAAGGTAATTGAAAACAGTGAAGGCCACCGCACCACTCCTTCCATCGTGGCTTATACTGATGATGGTGAGGTATTGGTTGGGCAATCTGCAAAACGCCAAGCTGTAACCAACCCTGATAATACTTTATTTGCAATTAAGCGATTGATCGGTCGTCGTTTTGAAGATGCAGTAGTGCAAAAAGATATCAAAATGGTACCTTACAAAATCATTAAAGCGGATAATGGTGATGCTTGGGTTCGTGTGAAAAGCCAAGACAAAGCGCCACCACAAATTTCAGCTGAAGTATTGCGTAAGATGAAAAAAACCGCAGAAGATTATCTCGGCGAAGAAGTGAAAGAAGCGGTAATTACCGTACCTGCTTATTTCAATGACTCCCAACGTCAGGCCACCAAAGATGCAGGACGGATTGCTGGTCTTGAAGTCAAACGTATTATTAACGAACCTACTGCGGCAGCTCTTGCCTACGGTATGGACAAAAAACGTGGTGATTCAATCATTGCTGTATATGACCTTGGTGGTGGTACTTTTGATATTTCAATTATTGAAATTGCAGAAGTTGATGGAGAACACCAATTTGAAGTACTCGCAACGAATGGTGATACCTTCTTGGGAGGTGAAGACTTTGACTTGGCTTTAATTGATTATCTTGCTTCTGAATTCAAAAAAGATACTGGCATTGATTTACATAATGATCCATTGGCATTACAACGTCTGAAAGATGCAGCTGAAAAAGCGAAAATTGAACTTTCTTCAGCCCAACAAACAGATGTTAACTTGCCTTACATTACGGCTGATGCTACAGGACCAAAACACTTAAACATCAAATTGACTCGCGCTAAGTTGGAGTCTTTGGTTGAGAAATTGGTTGAGCGTACTGTTGAGCCTTGTAAAATCGCATTGAAAGATGCTGGATTGAATGTATCCCAAATTAACGAAGTGATTTTGGTAGGCGGTCAAACCCGTATGCCTTTGGTACAAAAAACAGTAGAAGAATTTTTTGGTAAAGAACCACGCAAAGACGTTAACCCTGATGAAGCAGTTGCTGTGGGTGCTGCGATTCAAGCAGCAGTTTTATCTGGAGAAGTCAAAGATATTCTGCTTCTTGACGTAACTCCTTTATCTTTAGGTATCGAAACTATGGGTGGGGTGATGACAAAGCTCATCGAGAAAAATACCACAATTCCTACCAAAGCCAATCAAGTATTTTCGACTGCTGATGATAATCAAACAGCAGTGACTGTACATGTATTGCAAGGTGAAAGAGAGCAAGCATCAGCAAATAAATCGTTGGGTCGATTTGACTTAGGTGATATTCCTCCCGCACCACGTGGTGTACCACAAATTGAAGTGACTTTTGATATTGATGCGAATGGTATCCTTAATGTTTCTGCTAAAGATAAAGCTACTGGCAAGGCACAATCGATTGTGATTAAAGCATCTAGTGGTTTGAGTGATGAAGAAGTAGAAGCAATGATTAAAGATGCCAAGTCTCATGCTGAAGAGGACAAGAAATTTAAGGAAATGGCAGAGCTACGCAATCAGGCTGATAGTTTGATTCACAGCTGTGAAAAATCCATGAAAGATTTGGCTGCTGAGCTCTCTGAGGATGAGAAACAAGGTATAGAAAAAGCCATTGCTGAATTAAAAGAAGCAATCCAAGGCAGCGATAAACCACAAATTGAAGATAAATTAAAAGTGTTAAGCGATGCTTCTGCAAAAATGGCTGAACGAGTTTATGCTAAAAAGGCATCTGAAGGTCAGGCAGGACAAGGTCAAGCACAGCAAGAGCAAGCATCAGCTCAAGAATCAACCAAGGCGGATGAAGGGGTTGTTGATGCTGAGTTCGAGGAAGTTAAAGACGATAAGAAATAA
- the grpE gene encoding nucleotide exchange factor GrpE encodes MSKQDKKNWHQFKEQHQNEEHQSKESEHSDHEDTLELTEEITHPEPSLDHPSYIELSEKLTLAEQQAHENWEKAVRAQAELDNVRRRAEREVANAHRYGVEKLISDLLPVIDSLEQALQLAVKAEDSSMKEGLELTLKLFTDVLKKFEVQQIDPVGMPFDPQLHEAMSMQDAPGAEPNTVLAVFQKGYKLSDRVIRPARVVVAKK; translated from the coding sequence ATGAGTAAACAAGACAAAAAAAATTGGCATCAATTTAAAGAACAACATCAAAATGAAGAACATCAATCTAAAGAATCGGAACACAGTGATCATGAGGATACTTTGGAATTAACCGAAGAAATAACACATCCTGAACCTTCGTTAGATCATCCAAGCTATATCGAGTTGAGTGAAAAACTGACGCTTGCTGAACAACAGGCTCATGAAAATTGGGAAAAAGCAGTGCGTGCTCAAGCTGAGCTCGATAATGTCCGTCGCCGTGCCGAGCGTGAAGTAGCTAATGCGCATCGCTATGGCGTTGAAAAGTTGATCTCTGATTTGTTACCTGTAATTGACAGTCTAGAGCAGGCGTTACAATTGGCTGTTAAAGCGGAAGACTCATCAATGAAGGAAGGTTTAGAATTAACTTTAAAGCTTTTTACGGATGTATTGAAGAAATTTGAGGTGCAACAAATCGATCCTGTAGGTATGCCTTTTGATCCACAGCTTCACGAAGCGATGTCGATGCAAGATGCACCTGGCGCTGAACCCAATACAGTCCTCGCGGTATTCCAAAAAGGATATAAATTGAGCGACCGAGTGATTAGACCGGCGCGTGTTGTCGTAGCAAAAAAATAA
- a CDS encoding 3-deoxy-7-phosphoheptulonate synthase class II, with translation MLKWSPNSWLQYSYLQAANYADEEQLNKIVEQLSLLPPLVTSSEVRNLKKEIARAGRGEAFILQGGDCAESFNDCRSEIISNKLKIILQMSLILLHGLRKPIIRVGRIAGQYAKPRSSDYETIEGITLPSYRGDLVNSPEFSQEAREPNPKLLLQAYSCSAITLNFIRGLLDSGFASLNHPQQWNLGFVEHSKQKEEYQTLVKSIADALDFLDTIDGIQSSNLSKVDFYTSHEALHLHYEQALTRQMEDGLWYNLSTHLPWIGMRTAQIDSAHLEFLRGVENPIGIKVGPGATPEWLEEVLQRANPKREEGRLLLFTRLGAKHIDRLLPPLIETVRKTGVPVTWSCDPMHGNTETTLDGIKTRHFDNILLELKQALEIHRNMGSYLGGVHFELTGDNVTECIGGARGLAADDLKKAYHSLVDPRLNYEQSIEMAIQLSRQFRNE, from the coding sequence ATGCTAAAATGGTCGCCTAACTCTTGGCTCCAATATTCTTATTTACAAGCTGCAAATTACGCGGATGAAGAACAGTTAAATAAAATTGTAGAGCAACTGAGCCTTTTACCTCCACTAGTTACCAGTAGTGAAGTAAGAAATTTGAAAAAAGAAATTGCACGCGCCGGGCGTGGAGAGGCGTTTATTCTTCAAGGTGGCGACTGTGCTGAATCGTTTAATGATTGCCGCTCAGAAATCATCAGCAATAAATTAAAAATCATCTTACAAATGAGTTTGATTCTATTGCATGGCTTACGAAAACCTATTATTCGTGTTGGACGAATCGCAGGCCAATATGCAAAACCTCGGTCTTCAGATTATGAAACAATTGAGGGTATTACTTTGCCTAGCTACCGGGGTGATCTCGTAAACTCCCCGGAATTCTCTCAAGAAGCACGTGAGCCTAACCCTAAACTATTGTTGCAAGCCTACAGCTGTTCGGCCATTACTTTAAACTTTATTCGTGGCCTACTCGACAGTGGTTTTGCCAGCCTCAATCATCCTCAACAATGGAACTTAGGCTTTGTGGAACATTCCAAACAAAAAGAAGAGTACCAAACGCTGGTTAAATCAATCGCTGATGCTTTAGATTTTTTGGATACCATTGATGGAATACAGTCCAGTAATTTATCCAAGGTGGATTTTTATACTTCTCATGAGGCTCTGCATTTGCACTATGAGCAGGCATTGACGCGTCAGATGGAAGATGGCTTATGGTATAACCTCTCTACACACCTGCCATGGATTGGGATGCGTACAGCACAGATCGATAGCGCCCATTTGGAATTTTTACGTGGTGTAGAGAACCCTATTGGGATCAAGGTTGGACCAGGAGCAACTCCAGAATGGTTGGAAGAAGTATTGCAAAGAGCTAATCCTAAACGTGAAGAAGGACGTCTTTTGTTATTCACTCGTCTAGGAGCAAAGCACATAGATAGGTTGCTGCCCCCTCTTATCGAAACAGTAAGGAAAACAGGAGTTCCAGTTACCTGGTCTTGTGATCCTATGCATGGCAATACAGAGACTACATTGGATGGCATTAAAACCCGTCACTTTGACAACATTCTTTTAGAGCTGAAACAAGCTCTGGAAATTCATCGCAATATGGGCAGTTATCTTGGTGGCGTTCATTTTGAACTAACAGGCGATAACGTCACAGAGTGTATTGGCGGCGCTCGCGGGTTAGCCGCTGACGATCTAAAAAAGGCATATCATAGCCTCGTTGATCCTCGGTTAAACTATGAACAATCAATAGAAATGGCCATTCAATTGAGTCGACAATTTAGGAACGAATAG
- a CDS encoding ArsR/SmtB family transcription factor, which produces MNMDNDLIFKALADKSRRTLLDALCARNGQNLNELCEHLSMSRQAVMKHLHILEDANLVVVHWEGREKLHYLNPVPLQETFGRWIAKYERNRLLALDNLKNILEHDKSSSSPKKRK; this is translated from the coding sequence ATGAATATGGACAACGATCTTATTTTTAAAGCACTGGCAGATAAAAGTCGACGTACCTTGCTTGACGCATTATGTGCTCGCAATGGCCAAAACCTTAATGAGCTGTGCGAACATTTGAGCATGAGCCGGCAGGCGGTTATGAAACATCTTCATATTCTGGAAGATGCGAACTTGGTTGTTGTTCATTGGGAAGGCCGAGAAAAGTTGCACTATCTCAATCCAGTACCATTGCAAGAAACGTTTGGGCGCTGGATCGCAAAGTACGAACGTAATCGACTACTCGCTTTAGATAACTTGAAAAATATTTTAGAACACGACAAGTCATCATCGTCACCTAAAAAAAGGAAATGA
- a CDS encoding SRPBCC family protein, translating into MNMSKPQFVYTTYIQTTAEKLWEALTKGEFTKEYWGGFRIESDWTVGSSMKFYAPDGSLIHSDKVLRADKPRVLSYSWKPLMESMPDEPASTVIFELEPEGNLVKLTVTHSGFPEQSEILPKISYGWPLVLSSLKSFLETGTALAYSFKSDCSKK; encoded by the coding sequence ATGAACATGAGCAAACCACAATTCGTTTATACAACTTACATTCAAACTACCGCTGAAAAACTGTGGGAAGCCTTAACGAAGGGCGAATTTACTAAAGAATACTGGGGTGGTTTTCGCATAGAAAGTGATTGGACTGTAGGATCATCTATGAAGTTTTATGCACCCGACGGCAGTCTGATCCATTCAGATAAGGTACTACGTGCAGATAAACCGAGGGTACTTTCATACAGTTGGAAGCCGTTAATGGAATCGATGCCTGACGAACCCGCATCTACTGTTATTTTTGAACTTGAACCCGAAGGTAATCTGGTGAAATTAACCGTCACACACAGCGGCTTCCCAGAACAGTCTGAGATATTACCCAAAATCAGTTACGGCTGGCCACTTGTTCTTAGCAGTCTTAAGAGCTTCTTGGAAACAGGCACAGCGTTGGCTTATTCGTTTAAGTCTGATTGCAGCAAGAAATAA